One window of the Acidobacteriota bacterium genome contains the following:
- a CDS encoding PTS sugar transporter subunit IIA, with translation MIGGIIITHGELGKELLNVLSYILGETPPIEALSLGWFDDADKAKKQIKDCIKRVNKGNGVIIFTDMFGGTPSNISFSFLKENEIEIITGTNLPMLIKFSSIQNRKNLKDVAEEIRNYGFDSIQLASSLLNIKK, from the coding sequence ATGATAGGCGGAATCATAATAACTCATGGTGAACTTGGGAAGGAACTATTAAATGTTCTCTCTTACATTTTAGGTGAAACACCTCCCATTGAAGCATTGTCTCTTGGATGGTTTGATGATGCGGATAAAGCAAAAAAACAAATAAAAGATTGCATAAAAAGAGTGAACAAAGGAAATGGAGTTATAATTTTCACTGATATGTTTGGAGGAACTCCATCAAACATAAGTTTCAGTTTTTTAAAGGAGAATGAAATTGAGATAATAACCGGAACAAATTTACCAATGCTGATTAAATTTTCTTCAATTCAGAATAGAAAAAATTTAAAAGACGTTGCCGAAGAGATTAGAAACTATGGATTCGATAGTATACAATTAGCTTCATCTCTATTAAATATAAAAAAATGA
- a CDS encoding HPr family phosphocarrier protein encodes MIEKTVILKNRLGLHARAASHFVKLAKKFNSSISIIKDGVEINGKSILGILTLAANRGAELILKIDGNDEKEAMNSLENLIENKFGEEE; translated from the coding sequence ATGATTGAAAAAACAGTGATACTAAAAAATCGGCTTGGGCTCCACGCAAGAGCTGCTTCACATTTTGTTAAATTAGCCAAAAAATTTAATTCTTCTATTTCAATAATAAAGGATGGAGTAGAAATAAATGGAAAAAGTATTCTCGGAATTTTAACACTTGCAGCAAACAGAGGAGCTGAGCTAATCTTAAAAATAGATGGAAATGATGAAAAGGAAGCCATGAATTCTTTAGAAAATCTAATAGAAAATAAATTTGGAGAAGAAGAATAA